GCAGCCTCAGGGTGAGGTCCACGTCGTGGCAGGTGAAGCGGTTCTGGTCGTACTGGACGTTCTGACTCCGGTCGACATTGAGCATGAGGAAGTTATGAAGGTGACCCCTGTAGAAAGGCTCCCACTGTTTTTTACCTACTTTGACAGAGGGGGAAAAAGTGAGATATTCTATTAATTATAAGCCAACTAAAGTTTGTTTGTATCATCTTTCATtcatttatctttaaaaaaagaaaggattaGATTATTGttgagggttagggttttgtAAATCCAATCTGATCCAGTGCAAATTATACAGTTATTTATTGTTCATCTTCGTCAGCGTTACAATCCCTTGAGTTCTTGCAAACTGCCTTTGATGCTGTTCAATCCCGTTTGACTCAGCTTAAACTAGTATTAAACGCAGATAAATCGAAGACCATGCTTTTTTCAAATGGCAAGCAGCTTCCATCTCACCTTCCAAGGTTGTTAACTGTTCAGgggattgaaattgaattggtcAGTTCTTATAAATATCTAGGCATTCTGATTGATGACAACTTGTCTTTTAAATCTCATATTGATAACCTTGTTTCTAAGCTGAAACTAAAATTAGGTTTCTTTTTTAGgaacaaatcatgtttttcatttcGGGTCCGGAAACATTTGAtcaaaacaacttttttacccttGTTGGACTATGGCGATCTGCTTTTTATGAACGCTCGTGAGCAGTATTTAAAGAAATTAGATACCGTGTATCATTGTGCTTTGCGTTTTATCACCGGTTGCAGCTATCAGATACATCACTGTTTTTTGTATGCTGCTGCCAATTGTCCTTCTTTGCCTGTCCGTAGACTCTCCCACTGGCTGACTTTTGTTTATAAATCCATTTTGGGACGTCTCCCTACATATTTGTGCGTGCGCATGTGTAGAAACGTCAGCCATTACGGCCTGCGCTCACAGAACTTTATTCTAATGCAGGTCCCGAGAgccagaactgaactgggtaaaaagGCGTTCAAGTTTTCTGCCCCCTCAACTTGGAATGATGAGCAGAAGGACTTGAAATTGGTTGAGCTTCTATCCTTGGGTAAATTCAAatccattttaaaagacaaagaaattacctctctcggttcttgtgactgccccgttgtgtaaattttactattgttttactattgtttccccggaatgtgtgactgactgactgtgtttgtatgtattgttgtattgtttttatgctgccattttggccaggtcactcttgaaaaagaagttttaatctcaatgagttttttacctggttaGATAAAGGATTTATATAAATGATGGACGTTAAGACATCTGAGAACAATTGTAGCTTGAAACCACAAGCAAATAAACTATgattcgaaataaataaaatcttacATGTAACCACAGTGGAGTAtaagaacattaaaaaaacagattgttAGGttaaaccccccccaaaaaacccaGTATTTTTCTAGAATCAAAATAGAAATTCTGTGGAAATGTTCTTCTGCTCTCCGATATTGTGGCTCCTGACCTACAAATCCACGACTGCTCCACTTCCTGATGCCACATAGGCCGAAGTGTTCCAGCTCGGGACAGGCCTCCATGTGTTGTAAGACCTGCTTCAGTGACACAGTGCGCTCCACCGGTCCTCTAAAAACACAAAGAGTTCAAAGATGAAGTTGTCACTTCGTCATTACGGAAACCCAAACATTCATACATCTGTCCCAGAGACAAAAGCTAGTTCATCCCTCACCCCCGTGCATCAAGATCTACTGCGTTCCACATAACGCAGGAGTCATCAGCAAGGATGATGAACGGCCAGACATCACTCGCCGGGCCTCCTCCCTCCAAACGTCGACTGCGCTCCAGCTCCAAGTTGTGATATGAAAGTTCTTTAATCAAGAAGTGAGCTGAACCTGTGTAAAAATAAAGAGCTGGTTATTAATGTGTCAAACTATGGAAAAAACACAGAGGTTTGAGTCCTATCAGCTTTACAGCTCAGCCCCCTTTAATGAGCAGTAGAAACATACCTATCCCAGCTCCGTTGAAGACAGTGGGCAGCACCAGCATGATGTGGTTGGGCCAGTATTTCTTGTACACAGCCATCTCATACTCTTTAACCACCAGGATATGTAGGTGTGAAGCGCCGTCCATAGCATGGTACAGGTTAAACAGGCCGTGCTCATGACGGCCCGTAGTCGGGGTGAAGATGGGACTCTTGATGCAGTCCGGGttctaagataagataagataagataagataagataagataagataagataagataagataagataagataagataagataagataagataagataagataagataagataagataagataagataagataagataagataagataagataagataagatattcctttattagtcccacagcggggaaattcgcagtgtacagcagcaaaggggatagtgtaaaacaagaggcatcaatagaaatagaaataataataatacaataataataacagagtatgacacactataaacagtactgatatatacaataataataataataataataataataataataataataataataataataataataataataataataataataataataataataaaaaatactggtatacaaataagataacagacggatatttacataattctgtgaaaagaaaaataaaaacaacggtGTAGGACATTGACAACATGCCatgaaagataaataaatatgaagatattttttttattagatttCTAGATTGTGTGTAAATAAGCAGGAATTTTATGTGCATCAAACAAGTACTAGAAATATGAGCCATTGTTTTACTAATTGCACCACCTAGTGGAGCAACTGGGGAAGTGCACCGGCCAACGCTACATATGAATACTTAGAAGCGGAGAGGATATTAGTGTGTATTCACTGTACCTGCAAATGGTCAACAGACTTcatgaaaatacttttttttgtttacaaaaAGGAGATATATAAGTACTTATGTCTGTAACAAAAATAACACCTGCTTTCTGTATTGAAATTAGTTTATCTTAAACTTTCACATATCATTTCTATTAGTTGTGGTgccatttcttcacttctttgtgcttgaaataaacatttgtaatatatctttatttaaactcGAAAATCATTGAGGGCGAGCCCTCTTTACAATGACGTCGAgcaatacaaaagtaaaaagaaaagacagacaaaaatagaacaacaaaaagcagtcaattaaacaaatatgaagttacaattaataaataatgtaacaataaaatcaattaaaacagATACAAGCAGTGCTTAAAAGATTTAAGATCAgggatttaaaatgaccaaaagacactagtgaattaatttttagagtgtttTATAATGAGTTCCAGGTGGAAGGTGCAGAAAAGCTAAAAGAAGATCTACCAAGCCAATAAGATTTGGTGATTATTCTGTGAGTGTAGCACAACAGACTTTCATATTTTACTGATATACTCATTAACTGTTGCTTTACTCATATAAGAAAGCTTATTCTGTAGCTTAGTTATTAGTCTGGATATTAGTACTGGATAAATGTTAGGTAAATGGCTATCAGCTGAGATTCTGTGCTTCCAGCTTAACGAACAGAACACCTACCCAGTCAGACGTGAGCGGCAGCCGCATGCTCTCCAGCTGACCTCCTGGTTGGCTGAAGCTGAAGTAATGCTCTTTAGACTTTGGTATGATGAAGTACAGCTGGATGTCTTCCCCCAGCAGCAGGTGGGTGAATGTGAAGGTGTGCAGCGTTGATTCATACATCTGAGTTATATGTAGAAACGGCTCACATTTACATCTCAGAAGCAGCTTGAGTATCATTCTGTTTTACGTTTACGTTGTTTTGAGTGTGTTGTGCTGACCTGGTATCTGGGATTGAAGCCCAAGTACTGATGACACTGTTCACAGTGATGATAGGTGTTGTAGGCTGCATACTTTGACAGCTTTATTCTCGAGGTGCGCCTGCGTAGGTACACATCCTCCTGCCGCACAGGATTTCCTTGACAGCACCACAGAAGGAAAGATGAGATTAGATTACCGCAAAATAACTTCCAAGGAAGGTTCCTGATTTGTTTTAACAAACAGAAAGCAGTAAAAGATGAATGTTCTGCAGAGCTTGTGTGTAAATATAATGTGTCAGTGTCATTGTGTCAGTGTTTTTCTCACCGTGCTTACCCTCTGCAGTTGTTTTAAATTCAGGGCAGTACACAGAGCTGATGTCATCATATTTGGCATCATGGATGGTGTAGTCAAACGGCATCGTCTTCATGATTTCTACATTGGGCCAAGCAGCATTGGGTGGGTGGTACTGAACCCCCTCTGCCTGGGCACCTAAATACAtcacacatttaaaatatttaaaattagCTGGAGTAGTGTGCCTTTTTATTTAAAGATACAGTTTCTAAAGTTTAAACTTTAGGTTTCTGCTACAAATATACTGACTGTAATTGATGTCCTCTTCATCGAAGATGTCCACCTCCATAAGCCTGATCAACATACGGGACAGAATACCCAGAAAGTGCAGGTATGCTCCTGTCTTACCCACCTGACCGTGGAAATAACAAGAATGGGAAAAAGGTgtcaatgttaaatataattaatatatCAAAACAGAAGCAGGAGGAGTCGACTCAAAGCTCTTTACAGTTGaaacatggttaaaaacacttaaaatgaAAAGCAAAGAAATTAAAAGTGAAAAAGCATCTGATTTCTCAATGACGGCGCCGTAAATGACATGACGATGCGTCTCAAGTAAGATGAGGTCACCCATATGGATGTATATATAACTAGCTACAGGACAGGAAAGAGAAAACCGCtcttcacctacaaacaagGAAGGTGAATAATCTAGCTGAGGGAACATGAAGGCACAAAACATGTCAGATTTGGCAGAGGGAGATGAAATATAGAGTATGACACAAGCTTGGGTCTGATCTAAAGAAAGAATGATGAACAGTACCTGCGGGGGTCCACTGAGCAACAACCTGCGAGGGTGAAAGTTGTCACGTCCTTCAGCACGATTGCTGCTGTCCATGTGGTAGGACTGAGGGACCGTCCACTGACGATAGTAGAGCGACTGCTCCGTGCACGTCATCATTTTACTCAGCAGAGGCCTGCATGCAGAACACATTGTTCATCTCAGCAAGTGTAATCGGATTTTCACCAACGCTGCTCTGCCTGCGGTGAGTGAAGTGTGTTTGGATTTCAGCTTCTGCTTATTTCATCTAGTGTGCTACAAATGTACCTGGCTATGTTAAAAATATGTTACCGACACAGGTGTACAGCTTTAAAACAGCTCACTATAGCTCCAATCAAAGATTTGCATGTTAGATTTTTTTAGAAAATAGTGTTTTATGAGGATTTTTATTATCTCTTATTGAAGTTAACTTAAATTATGGATGTTTAAATAACTTTGCATGACACAAGAGcaatgtacgacggagtattagggccaaactaagaaaaaaaaagaaggaaattacgaaaataaagtcataataatatgagaataaagtcgtaataatacgaGAATAAAAAAGGTAATAttgaatatattataaatatataaatataacttcacaagatgctcaatattcaacactTTAACACACTCTTACTGtcagagttctcataaattaacactttattcttgtaatattacgactttattctcataaattgcgactttattctcgtaatatgacgactttattctcgtaatattacgactttattctcataatattacgactttattctcgtaatattacgactttattctcataatattacgactttattctcgtaatattacgactttattctcataatatgacgactttattctcataatattactttattctcataatatgacgactttattctcataatagtacgactttattctcgtaatattacgactttattctcataataatattatgagaataaagtcgtaatattacgagaataaactcgtaacattacgagaataaagtaatatgagaataaagtcgtcatattaaatatgacgactttattctcatattactttattctcgtaatgttacgactttatcctcgtaatattacgactttattctcacaacattatgactttattctcgtaatttcttattttttttgtcttagtttggccctaatactccgtcgtagcaaTGTGCTCTtcaatgaataataaaaaaaaaagtcatatctttaatgtgggaaaaaaaaggtttcctcTACCTGAAGCTGCTTGCCCATGCAACAGACATATGTGGCAAGAAGGAAGTGCATCGTGGGAGTCCGCTGCTGTCACTGGCTGTGATAATGTCGTACAGGGCGCGAGGCAGAAGCACAGAAGGCGGACGGCTCACCCCTCGTGCCCACGAGCAGTTCAGATGGGGAGAGGCAGCCCTTGGGGATGAAGAGCCGGAGGATGCAGATTTGGATCGCAGTTGCATCTGGGAAGGAGGCTGCTGCAAGGGGGGGGTTTGAGTAGAAGGCTGAGAATATGCTTGGGATAATGCCTGGAGTTGATTTGGGGGCTGTAAGTGAAGCTGCGAGGTTGACTGGGCTTGAGGATAACTTTGACTTGGAGGTTGGGCTTGGTGAGGAGGTACAGTGTGAGGGTATGGAAACGTCTGAGATGAGCTCTTGGGCTGAAGGTGAGTCTGTGATTTTGAGGGAGATTGTATGCTGCCCAAAGTCCCTTTCTGGAGATCTGGAGAGGTGGTGCTTTGCGATGGGATGGACTCTAGGACTCCACTGTCTGAGCAGGGCTGGAGTGGCTgagtggaggatggaggagagtCTCCTGAAAGGGTCATGGCAAGAGTATTTATTTAGCTAAAATTGACTGACTTAGTTGAATTTAAAACGGCACAGATAATATACAAAGCAAATAATATTTCACTCCCCTGCAACATACAAAAACTGTTTAAGGATAGAGATGGGCAATATGAGTTAAGGGGGGAACATAATCTCAAACAACCAACAgttaaaacaacacttaaaagTATGTGTATTTCAGCTACAGGGGTTAAGTTGTGGAATAGCTTGCCAGATAAtcttaaacaaagtaaaaacatcatacagtttaaaaatagtttaaaacagacCATGATTGGTAAATACCAACAAGATTGAAGGATAAAATGCAAGAGAGAGAATTATGGAATTATGCAGGTAATATttactgatctttttgtccttgttttaatcgggactatttattatttatttttccttttttcttttcttactggttctttgttgttacatatatatatttttttgtgttttgtgtttgcttcttttttgggtggaaatgctagaaagcatttgttgtagaaagtgtaaataataataatgtgaaggttaaagggtaggcatttataagctcagagcttcagcctattcattttcgatccaaatgattacacgatatgctatgaatgagtgtaccatATTGAGCACatgattgaaataaaataaataaataaaagtcagcGCAAAATTTACAAATGAATGTCTTCGAAAGCCTCATCTCACCATTTTCTTGTCCATCCTCCTCGTCATTATCAGTACTGCTGAGTTTTTCCGCATCACTTTCAATCACGTCACTTCCCAGTCCAGAGTTGTGTGCTGGCTGTGAATCTGCTTTTACTAGATAAGCAGCCAATCCCAGCTCCTGTTCAAGAGTGGTCCGGTGAAGGTAGGAGCAGCTTATCACCCGAAGGTCGCAGTACTTCAGAGACCTGTGAGAAGCATCATTTCAGTGTTTATATCTCAAATTAacatttgttgctttttttcttgacttccTTTTAAGAAACTATGATggttaaacatttttaatgagCAGCTGCAGGTTTTGGTCAAAAGAGTGAGCACCTGGGCAGCGATTCACCCAGGGGCTCGGCCCCGGACAGGATCAAGATGCAGGGAAGGGCCTCCAGCTCTAAGTAGGTGTGAGGAACCCAGTCAGCATCCTGGATTTTCAACCATGTCTgcaaaacatgcacacacacaaacataacaACAAAGAAATGTACAACTTCCATAGTATTTAAGGTCTTTTGTCatttatctacaggactgtctcagaaaatttgaatattgtgattttctttaatgcaattaaaaaaacaaaaatgtcatacattctggattaattacaaatcaactgaaatattgcaatccttttattattttaatattgctgatcatggcttacagcttaagaaaactcaaatatcctatctcaaaaaatttgaatattctgggaatcttaatcttaacctgtaaaccataatcagcaatattacaataataaaaggcttgcaatatttcagttgattttaatgaatccagtatgacatttttgtttttttaattgcattacagaaaataaagaactttatcacaatattctaattttctgagacagtcctgtaatgatgAGCTAATCTAGCCATAAAATTATTTATCTAATAGTTTATCATGACATCAtgcactattattattatttaccttGATCTGATTAGTGAAATTCTGTCCAATACTCAGACTTTGGCTGGGATCTCCAAGTATGATTTCAAAATTCTCCTCCAGACCGAGCTGCTTCCTCACTCTGGAGAGGCGTCGGTGGGCCCACGCTGCCAGAGCCAGAGAGGGGATCCGCAGCAGGACCATGTGACCATGATGAGCTGAACACTGCTGGGGTGCAGTGAGCAGGGATTGTACTATCTCCATGGTTTCCACAGAGGTATGTTTGTGGAGATTGTGGGAGTTCTTGATTCTGCCAGATGCAGCCATCAGAGCAACACTGTAGTGTTGGATCAAAACCGTAGTCCGAATCACGGTGCTGTGCAGGTTTGGAAACCTGGAAACAAGGAATacaagattttattttcagtataATTTAAAACTTCTTTTATCAGCTGAAATGTTTATCTgattaagggcccgatttactaagatcctaaataaagagtactaaattgcgtgtgcactgaaaaagtttgcacgtgctgttgttgtgtgttttgcgggtgatcaactaagattgcgtgcgcaattgataacaggtgcaaacagcagtatttaaatgaggtgttgcgtgtcttacggtttgcggcgcaaactttgcgccatggagagtggatggaaagcaggatatagttgcaagcgcaaaatgaaatttgacgagttggagttagagatattagtggaagaggcaaattgttgtgccgtattcagcacccctgccgtgaaaagcacccgctcgtatattcaatgataagtagaccaaaaaaaaaacaacacactgacacttcaatatatttatatatacacactcacacaaacacatacttaggagtttatattatatatatttacaaatattatggaagacaacacagtaagcaggctattaattaatgacatcaataaccatttacccgatttttttttttttacccgaatccatgagcgcatttaaacatgaatcattaacacaaaactggacgctaaacagaacatggacaacagaacatgaacagaacacggaatgagaatatcatttttgtcagacgagggggtgcttttcacggcaggggtgctgaatacgaccggggtatgactgcagaacaagtataggcgcacaatgagacacacttttttctccatgaaaacacgtgatttatttattatcacaaataaaaaaatgaatgtgcctcctgtggcaaccttttgatgaataatactcgatttaacattcaaataaaatatttctccttttgcatgtggagattagcaccttcctttcgaacgtattaaatacagacgcaatcacaatccacgcaaaaactttcaggcttggtaaatctcattgcgcgtggtaaatggaccaatttgcatctttccctcccagtttttagcgatttctggtgggtacgccccatattgattattcatcagggcaaaagtactaaatgaatagcgtgtgctattttgcacatttgagaaacgcagtcctctttgcacgctgttagtagatcagttggcactttggtttgcgggtgctgtcaagtttgcacacgtttttacacacgcaaacctttagtaaatcgggccctaagagtATTGTAACTGGTACCTGTCTTCCAGGGTCAACGCCATGCTTTCGAAGGAGGAGTCATGACGCATTAGAGGCATGCTGCTGCCCGAGCGAGTCGAGTCTAAAAGCTCCGACACACCAAAGTACCGTGTCCTCTCATGATATAGATCCACATCCTGTGAACACAAAGAGTCACACATTTGGGTCTCCAGATGCTTCTGTATGTTGCAGTAAAAATACAGCCTCACTCAAAAAGACTCACATTGCTGAATGCAGACGGCCAATGTATCTCATTGTAAGGGCTGATGCGAGTACACTGCGTCTGAAGAGTGAAGGGGAATGAGGTGACATGGAGAATCAGGATGTTCGTAGCATCCTTCACCTGCTGTGAGTTTAGCAGTTTATCCACCAGACCCAAACCACTGCCTGAGCTGCTGCAGGATgagctgagagagagagagagagagactgctGAGTAAACCCACCCGCTCTACTTTTCTTTCTCCATGTCACTAAAATAAAAAGTGAACGTAtacaggactatctcagaaaataagaatattgtgataaagtcctttattttctgtaatgcaaaaatgtcatacattctggattcattacaaatcaactgaaatattgaaagccttttattattttaatattgctgatcatggcttacagcttaagaaaactcaaatatcctatctcaaaaaattagaatattctgggaatcttaatcttaaactgtaagccataatcagcaatattaaaataataaaaggcttgcaatatttcagttgatttgtaataaatccaggatgtatgacatttttgtttttttaattgcattacagaaaataaagaactttatcacaatattctaattttctgagacagtcctgtaaacataTAAACCATTCATATATTAGCTTTTTTTCTAACCTGCTGGTATCCCAGTGGGCATGATCATGAACCAGGATGTAGAGTGTGGAGGAGTTGCTGTGTGCTTCCTGGATGAGGCTGTCAACTCGTGCCAGAGCACCGTGGTCCATCTTGACCACATAATGCTCCGTCTCTGGCTGAGACATGCACCCCTGCTCTAAAGTCCCCAACTCCTGAAGCACACCTGAGACACACAAAGgcagaaaaaaatcaatacattttaaataataataatttacattttaaaaatctaaaaaagaaTACATTCCCTACAGATCTTGACTGTTTACTGATTTATGTTAACTCACAAAAGTGATggtaatataaaattaaaaatatgtaatGTTGATATTGAAAGGGTTTTTGAGACTAAATTCCTTGGGGTTGTCATCGACCAAaagttaacatggaaacaacacattgaatatattaaagggaaaatttcaaaatcactcgcaatcctgtataaatccagaattgtactgaattccaaggccttgcatttgatttactactcattgattgttccctatttatcttactgtgtggaattgtggggatccacctttaaaaccaccttaaattcaataataaaacttcaaaaatgagccatacgtatcatcaataaggctgattactacgctcacacagatccactttttctaaattctcatgttattacattttatgatttgttttattttaaaatcatgcaaattatgtttaaagcaaaatcaaaaatgctccctgacccaatacaaaggttcttttcaattcaggagactcgttacaatcttagaGGTATCTGCAATTTTAATGTACaaatagctaaaaaaggtatgaaaaggaaatgtgtctccatcactggagttaaattctggagaaaaaaacatgtcattcttttgttgtatttaagaaaatggtttgtaaagctatttttgaagcttataagtgcaattgaccatctgtaaaatgtttctttgcttttctattgtttctttgccttttgttgtttctttgcttttctattctctttttggttttctggaggtcggtagccaaaaatagaaagttggtactataggataggcttttataagcattttgcttcagcctatgccatttcagttattgttcaacacattttttttggttttgtatgaaatgttaatgctgtgtacaatgtttttttggtgttgatttgtgttgcaatgactgaataaacttcattcattcattcattcattcattcattcattcattcattcattcattcattcattcattcattcattcattcattcattcattcataaatcagcttttaaaAATGCTCTC
This genomic interval from Cololabis saira isolate AMF1-May2022 chromosome 2, fColSai1.1, whole genome shotgun sequence contains the following:
- the greb1 gene encoding protein GREB1 codes for the protein MGNSYAGQLRTTRFEEVLHNSIEASLRSNTIVPRPVFSQLYLETEQPLAQDGRTENGDEDDDDGSESNSPPIPYQMRPPPEGCCTTDGFCQAGKDLRLSSLASDPLDVPPGFMLVGVKSPSVLETLLVCAVDRRFLPDERGCNALLGFSGNCMGCGEKGFRYFTEFSNHINLKLSIQPKKQKHLKYHLYRNKQGVLVKGAPICWRGYEGAMRQIRSSRSEGLLTSHEQPPSLALTYPSHTPGSYTGPHVEAQTADVPHTLINGNHAVSSVAPPRLSQSGPGRPATVPHANTGPPKKRHKGWSPESAVSSLSENTVKSPSSSSIAISTSSVSAVVTNGARSEVASLQSSSQGSSTPLSPPELSVSVPAQLQQTCKLQPVIFKGHGPLPQLIGNVGGVLVSSLLQSCYLSSQTLPRVYQHYGPSPIQPLSTEMQILLTVYYLVQLGPEQVPLIEDLEQIFMRSWRESHLSEIRQFQQPQTAAMQGRHYAIEAASAMPGLPQHMSLPPHSQQPLTPSQLPWLAQLAASSCGESVLVLAEEVRSLAQGLHQTLRRLMEGQLENTNYVVIIVTSPGQETQSCVVVTGKHQCRALSESVFSPSEGLKEINYQLSTGVAQELVHYCNSLGQDGDLDSLLDGASVYSNEASPLTSSQESAEDRSLKNTHSPKDMQSLKDSQTHCSKDALSPKETGSSPKDTCSEYTVEWREVRPIQLAVARKLLSHVCAIADSSTQNLDLGSFDRVSFLILVPPSEVTFQQTILHLWSSGVLQELGTLEQGCMSQPETEHYVVKMDHGALARVDSLIQEAHSNSSTLYILVHDHAHWDTSSSSCSSSGSGLGLVDKLLNSQQVKDATNILILHVTSFPFTLQTQCTRISPYNEIHWPSAFSNDVDLYHERTRYFGVSELLDSTRSGSSMPLMRHDSSFESMALTLEDRFPNLHSTVIRTTVLIQHYSVALMAASGRIKNSHNLHKHTSVETMEIVQSLLTAPQQCSAHHGHMVLLRIPSLALAAWAHRRLSRVRKQLGLEENFEIILGDPSQSLSIGQNFTNQIKTWLKIQDADWVPHTYLELEALPCILILSGAEPLGESLPRSLKYCDLRVISCSYLHRTTLEQELGLAAYLVKADSQPAHNSGLGSDVIESDAEKLSSTDNDEEDGQENGDSPPSSTQPLQPCSDSGVLESIPSQSTTSPDLQKGTLGSIQSPSKSQTHLQPKSSSQTFPYPHTVPPHQAQPPSQSYPQAQSTSQLHLQPPNQLQALSQAYSQPSTQTPPLQQPPSQMQLRSKSASSGSSSPRAASPHLNCSWARGVSRPPSVLLPRALYDIITASDSSGLPRCTSFLPHMSVAWASSFRPLLSKMMTCTEQSLYYRQWTVPQSYHMDSSNRAEGRDNFHPRRLLLSGPPQVGKTGAYLHFLGILSRMLIRLMEVDIFDEEDINYSAQAEGVQYHPPNAAWPNVEIMKTMPFDYTIHDAKYDDISSVYCPEFKTTAEGNPVRQEDVYLRRRTSRIKLSKYAAYNTYHHCEQCHQYLGFNPRYQMYESTLHTFTFTHLLLGEDIQLYFIIPKSKEHYFSFSQPGGQLESMRLPLTSDWNPDCIKSPIFTPTTGRHEHGLFNLYHAMDGASHLHILVVKEYEMAVYKKYWPNHIMLVLPTVFNGAGIGSAHFLIKELSYHNLELERSRRLEGGGPASDVWPFIILADDSCVMWNAVDLDARGGPVERTVSLKQVLQHMEACPELEHFGLCGIRKWSSRGFVGKKQWEPFYRGHLHNFLMLNVDRSQNVQYDQNRFTCHDVDLTLRLHSAGLLVCRFNSFSVMKKQITIGGYRTFIIKTKMTDVPTSVGPSQYICAPDSKHLFLATPAQLLLEKYLQHTSQKLFPLSIKNYTQPILSVDCYLNLGLEVTVCFMSSRPHSVNINTTGMLFSGLLLCFADAFVTSGFLKKFTFLKGATLCVISADRSSLRQTVSRLELEEEWRFRLSDEFQTANAKEDRPLFFLTGKHI